GTGATGCAAAACTGACCCAGATCTTCGAGGGCACCAACCAGATTCAACGAATGGTCATTGCCCGCGAGCTGCTGCGATAGCGCAGAACTCAAAACCATAACACAACAGGGAGGAAATCATCTTGAATCATATCATCACCCGCACGTCGGCAGCGATTGCGCTGTCAGCCCTGCTGGCGACACCTGCCTTCGCACAGAAGGCCTATGGCCCGGGCGCCAGCGATACCGAAATCAAGCTTGGCCAGTCGACGCCCTTAAGCGGCCCGGCTTCCGCGTTCGGTGCAGGCGCAGGGCACGCTGTCGTCGGCTATTTCGAGATGTTGAACGCACAAGGCGGGATCAACGGCCGCAAAATTAATTTTACGCAGCTCGACAATGCGTATAGCGCGCCGAAGGCGGTCGAGCAGAGCCGCAAGCTGGTCGAGGATGTCGGTGTGATGGCCGAGGTCGGAACCATCGGAACCGCGCCCAATGTCGCGATCCAGAAATATCTGAACGGAAAGCAGGTGCCGCAACTATTCATCACTGCCGGCGGGCGCCGCTTCAACGATCCAAAAGCGTTCCCGTGGACGATCCCGCTCTACCCCGATTTCGAGACCGAAGGCCGCGTCGTCGCAAAGTACATTCTCACCGCCAAGCCAGACGCCAGGATCGGCGTGCTCTATCAGAATGACGACTATGGCAAGGATTATCTCAAAGGCATTCGCGCGGGCCTCGGCGCCAAGGCGTCGCAGATCATAGCGCAAGCTTCTTATGAGCTCACCGACCCCACGATCGATTCACAGATTGTCCAGCTGAAGGCAGCCGGCGTCGACACCCTGATCGAGCAGTCATCTTCAAAAGCGGCAGCGCAATCGATTCGCAAGGTCTACGAACTCAACTGGAAACCCCTGCACGTAATCGGTGGCTCGACGGCGTCGGTCGACACCATCCTGAAACCGGCGGGACTCGAGGCCTCGAAAGGATTGGTGACCACCCAATTCCTCAAGCAGCCCGGCGACCCGGCCTGGGCCAACGACGACGAGGTCAAGGCCTACAAGGACTTTCTCAAAGAGTACGCCCCTTCAGCAAATCCGGACGACTACTCCGTTCTGGTCGCCTATATGAACGTCCACGCTGTGACGCTGGCCTTGCGCAAATGCGGCGATCAACTGACCCGCGAGAATCTGATCAAGCAGGCCACCTCTCTCAACGGCGAACGGCTGCCGATGATGCTCCCGGGCATCTCGATCAGCACTAGGCCCGGCGACTACACGCCATTCAAGACGCTCCGGATCGCGACGTTCAATGGAACGAGTTGGTCTCTGACCGGTGAGCCGCTGTCGGCGGATTAGGAACTCAGGCGAAAAGCTCTCACGAGGTTTTTCGCCTGTCCCCGGAAGGCGCATCCGACCCTCAGGACCTATTCCGTCGGGATCGGTCACGTCGCCGATTGTGCGACATCAATATCCACGGTTGGAGCGCGTGACAGTTGGAACCCAATCAACTTGGCCACGCGGAATCTGGATCACGCCGCTGCGCTCTCTCGATTCAGGAGAACGGATAGCCTCACACCGACCGCACCTGTCAGCGCTACGCGCGCTGGCGCTGCGCTTGCATCCCTCCGTTGGTAGAAGCCGGCGCTGTGAATCCATAGAGAAACAGGTCCACCACCATATCGGCGAACTCTTTCGGATCGACTCCACCCTTCGGATCGTACCAGGTGTGGCTGAAGTTCAGGATGCCGAACAGCATCATGCTGTAGACCTTCTTGGTCCGCTTCACGACCTTGCCTTCCTTATCGAGTCGGATCAGAAGGTCCGAGATCACGTCGACCAGCTGGCGCTCCAGCGCCTTGATAGCATCCTGCTCGGTCTCCCCCAGGAACGACAGGTCATTCAAGATTACCCGCTGCTCGTCGCTAGAGCGCGCATTGAGCGCGACAATGGCCTGGATTGCGGCGCGGAACTGCTCCAACGTTGTCGCCTTGCCAGCCATCGATACCTCGACATCCGCGATCATCTCGTGAATGTGCGCATCGAGGATCGCGAATAGGATCGCCTCCTTGGACTCGAAATAATGGTACAGCGCGCCGCGCGACAGCTTGCAAGCATCCGCAAGGTCCGCAATCGAGGCACGCATATAGCCCTGCCGCGCGAACAGGCCGCAGGCGGTGGTGAGAATGCCCCGCTGGATTTCGTCGTAATTCTCTGAGCGCGTCCGCGCCATTACCGTCTCTCTCGTGCACCATCGGCGCCGCCGGAATCGGGCGACTTCCGTCCCTCTATACTACCGCCGCCCGGCGCTCTCCTCCCCTTTGCGGGCACCATCCACCAGAACTCTTCCATCGCTCGTGATGACGGGCGACCTGCGCCAAAAAATAATTTGAACGACCGGTCGGATTATATTATCGTGACCGTCATCAAGCAAGTGGATTGCGCATGCCGGGACCAACCCGGCGGCATCGAGGGAGGCTGCGCGTGGATGCTCATAAGGTCGATGCTGTCGTGATCGGAGCCGGCGCCGGCGGGCTGTGCGCCGCGGCGCGTCTCGCCCATGGCGGGCTGCATACGCTCGTCGTCGACGACAAGGACCGGCTCGGCGGCCGCGCCTCGACCGAGGAGATCGACGGCTTCAAGGTCAATATCGGCGCGATCGCGATCGAGTTCGGCGGGGTGTTCGAGGAGACCTTCCACACTGTCGGCGCGCCGCTCGATATCCGGGCGCCGGAGCCCGCGAGCTCGTTCTTCATCGACGGCAAGGTGATCGATGTCGGCCGCGGCGGCTGGTCGCTGCTGCTCGGCCAACTGACCAAGCAGGCCTCGCGCATCCTGGAGAAATTCGCCGACGCCCGCTCCGGCAACCTGCCCGACGGGCGGCAATCGACCGAGGACTGGCTCAAGGGCTACACCAGCAACGCCACGGTGCATGCGCTGTTCCGCAACCTCTGCGCGGCGATCTTCGCCTGCAACGCCGCAGAGCTTCCGGCGCGCGCCTTCCTCACCTATTTCACCAGCAAGGGCGCCTTCAAGAAGTTCGGCTTCTGCCCGCAGGGCACGATCGGCGTCTGGAACAGCCTCGGCAGCGCGATCAGACGCAATGGCGACATCTGGCTCGGCACGCCGGCGACGACGATCCACACCTCGAATGGCAAGGTCGAAGGCGTCACCGTGCTGCGCAACGGCGAGAAGATGCGGATCGACACCGATCTCGTCATCAGCAATGCGGGACCGAAGGCCACCGTCGCGCTGGCCGGCAGCGCGGCATTTCCGACGGACTACATCGCGAAGGTCAAGAACGACCTGCGCCCGGCCGCCAATATCGTCATCAATGTCGCGAGCCGTGAGCCGCTGATCAATCATCCCGGCATCGTCACCTTCGGCAAGACGCGCCGGCTCTGCAACATGGCGAACCTCAGCGCCACCTGTCCGGAGCTCGCACCACCTGGTTGGCACCTCTATGTCGCCTATGCCGTGCCGGTGCCGGCACTCGGCGATTTCGACTCCGATGGTGAGGTCGCGCTCGCGCTCGAGGATCTACGCGAGCAATTCGCGAATTTCGACCAGGCGAGGATCCTGTCGATCCGGGTGATGCGCGACGACTGGCCGGCGCAACGCAGCTGCGCCGGCTACGATCTGCCGCGCGAAACCGGTGTCGTGGGCCTGTGGTGCGTCGGTGACGCGGTGAAGAAATATGGCAATGGCGGCACCCAGGCTTGCGCCGAGACCGCCAAGATCGTCACCGATGCGATCCTCGCCGCGCGGCCGCGTCGCTCAGCCGGCCGGGTCTGAACGCGATGCCGACGACCATCCCGCATCCGACGCCGCAGGCAGCGCCACAGGCCACGCCAGCGCCGGATGCCCTGCTCGAATTCCGCAACATCCGGATCGTCTACGACAACGCGATCGAGGCGATCCGCGATGTCTCGATCGCAGTGCCCGAAGGCAGCATCGTCGCCCTGCTCGGCTCCAACGGCGCCGGCAAGTCGACGCTGCTGAAGGCGATGTCCGGCATCCTCTACACCGAGGAAGGCGTGATCGAGAACGGCAGCATCCGTTTCCGCAATGACGAGGTGCATCGCCTCGCGCCCGACGAGCTGGTCCGCCGCGGCATCGTGCAGGTGCCGGAGGGCCGCCGCGTGTTCGCGGCGCTGACCATCGACGAGAATTTGCAGATGGGCGGCTACACCAGGACCGGCGCCGAGGCGCGCGAGCGCCGCGACAAGGTGTTCGCGCTGTTTCCACGCCTTCATGAGCGGCGCGACCAGATCGCGGGCTACATGTCCGGCGGCGAGCAGCAGATGCTCGCGATCGGCCGCGCGCTGATGACCGATCCCGTTCTGCTGGCGCTCGACGAGCCGTCGCTGGGCCTCGCACCGCTGATCATCGACCGCATCTATGAGGTGATCGTCCGCCTGCGCGACGAGCTGAAGATGACGGTGCTCTTGGTCGAGCAGAACGCGCAGCGCGCGCTCGACATCGCCGACTACGGCTACATCCTGGAGACCGGCCGCGTGGTGCTCGACGGCACGGCAAGAAAGCTGACGGCCAACGAGGACGTCCAGGAATTCTATCTCGGTGTCGCCTCTACGGGACGCAAGAGCCTGCGCGACGTCAAGCATTACAAGCGCCGCAAGCGGTGGCTGTCGTGACCGCGCTGCTTGCGATCGAGAACCTGTCAAAACGCTTCGGCGGCCTGCAGGCGGTCGCCGATGTCAGCCTGCGGGTCGCCCCTGGCGAGATCTGCAGCGTGATCGGCCCGAACGGCGCCGGCAAGACCACGCTGTTCAACATGATCTCGGGCGTGCTGCGGCCGAGCGCAGGCCGCATCACCTTCGACGGCATCGACCTTGCGACCATTTCGCCCTGGAAGTTCGCCGCCGTCGGCATCGGCCGCACTTTCCAAAATCTCGCGCTGTTCAAGCACGGCACCGTGGTCGAGAACATCCTGACCGGCCGCCACCCCCATCTGCGCTCGACCGTGCTCGACGCCGTGGTCTTCTTCGGCCGCACCCGCAAGGAAGAGATCGCGGCCCGCCAACGCGTCGAACGCATCATCGAATTCCTTGAGATCGAGCATATCAGGGATGCCGTGGTCGGCACGCTGTCCTATGGCCAGCAGAAGCGCGTCGAACTCGCCCGCGCGCTCGCCTGCGAACCGAAACTGCTGCTGCTCGACGAGATGGTCTCCGGCATGAACCAGGAGGAGACCGAGGACATCGCGCGCTTCGTGCTCGACATCCGCGACGAGCTCGGCATGACCGTCTTGATGATCGAGCACGAGATGCGCATCGTGATGGACATCTCCGATCGCATCCATGTGC
The DNA window shown above is from Bradyrhizobium sp. ISRA464 and carries:
- a CDS encoding ABC transporter substrate-binding protein produces the protein MNHIITRTSAAIALSALLATPAFAQKAYGPGASDTEIKLGQSTPLSGPASAFGAGAGHAVVGYFEMLNAQGGINGRKINFTQLDNAYSAPKAVEQSRKLVEDVGVMAEVGTIGTAPNVAIQKYLNGKQVPQLFITAGGRRFNDPKAFPWTIPLYPDFETEGRVVAKYILTAKPDARIGVLYQNDDYGKDYLKGIRAGLGAKASQIIAQASYELTDPTIDSQIVQLKAAGVDTLIEQSSSKAAAQSIRKVYELNWKPLHVIGGSTASVDTILKPAGLEASKGLVTTQFLKQPGDPAWANDDEVKAYKDFLKEYAPSANPDDYSVLVAYMNVHAVTLALRKCGDQLTRENLIKQATSLNGERLPMMLPGISISTRPGDYTPFKTLRIATFNGTSWSLTGEPLSAD
- a CDS encoding TetR/AcrR family transcriptional regulator — protein: MARTRSENYDEIQRGILTTACGLFARQGYMRASIADLADACKLSRGALYHYFESKEAILFAILDAHIHEMIADVEVSMAGKATTLEQFRAAIQAIVALNARSSDEQRVILNDLSFLGETEQDAIKALERQLVDVISDLLIRLDKEGKVVKRTKKVYSMMLFGILNFSHTWYDPKGGVDPKEFADMVVDLFLYGFTAPASTNGGMQAQRQRA
- a CDS encoding FAD-dependent oxidoreductase, whose product is MDAHKVDAVVIGAGAGGLCAAARLAHGGLHTLVVDDKDRLGGRASTEEIDGFKVNIGAIAIEFGGVFEETFHTVGAPLDIRAPEPASSFFIDGKVIDVGRGGWSLLLGQLTKQASRILEKFADARSGNLPDGRQSTEDWLKGYTSNATVHALFRNLCAAIFACNAAELPARAFLTYFTSKGAFKKFGFCPQGTIGVWNSLGSAIRRNGDIWLGTPATTIHTSNGKVEGVTVLRNGEKMRIDTDLVISNAGPKATVALAGSAAFPTDYIAKVKNDLRPAANIVINVASREPLINHPGIVTFGKTRRLCNMANLSATCPELAPPGWHLYVAYAVPVPALGDFDSDGEVALALEDLREQFANFDQARILSIRVMRDDWPAQRSCAGYDLPRETGVVGLWCVGDAVKKYGNGGTQACAETAKIVTDAILAARPRRSAGRV
- a CDS encoding ABC transporter ATP-binding protein, whose translation is MPTTIPHPTPQAAPQATPAPDALLEFRNIRIVYDNAIEAIRDVSIAVPEGSIVALLGSNGAGKSTLLKAMSGILYTEEGVIENGSIRFRNDEVHRLAPDELVRRGIVQVPEGRRVFAALTIDENLQMGGYTRTGAEARERRDKVFALFPRLHERRDQIAGYMSGGEQQMLAIGRALMTDPVLLALDEPSLGLAPLIIDRIYEVIVRLRDELKMTVLLVEQNAQRALDIADYGYILETGRVVLDGTARKLTANEDVQEFYLGVASTGRKSLRDVKHYKRRKRWLS
- a CDS encoding ABC transporter ATP-binding protein — encoded protein: MTALLAIENLSKRFGGLQAVADVSLRVAPGEICSVIGPNGAGKTTLFNMISGVLRPSAGRITFDGIDLATISPWKFAAVGIGRTFQNLALFKHGTVVENILTGRHPHLRSTVLDAVVFFGRTRKEEIAARQRVERIIEFLEIEHIRDAVVGTLSYGQQKRVELARALACEPKLLLLDEMVSGMNQEETEDIARFVLDIRDELGMTVLMIEHEMRIVMDISDRIHVLNFGRKIAEGTPDEIRRDPAVAEAYLGGQRAEAMAKAGA